From Anopheles coluzzii chromosome 3, AcolN3, whole genome shotgun sequence, the proteins below share one genomic window:
- the LOC120957031 gene encoding uncharacterized protein LOC120957031, whose protein sequence is MCGTKLKKCCKQLLRVSDSPSVPFLKRRSILRRNAFRNVVAGSSKLHSLLKLEKRFLKQFLLYFNLYQPGMTVQEMRDMKIALEDSLNVRRFFPWKGETVECCWCACHSKTK, encoded by the exons ATGTGTGGTACCAAATTGAAAAAGTGTTGTAAACAGCTTTTAAGAGTTTCAGACTCGCCATCCGTCCCGTTCTTGAAGCGTAGAAGCATTTTAAGACGAAATGCTTTTCG AAATGTTGTCGCTGGTTCCTCAAAATTGCACAGCCTACTGAAGCTCGAGAAACGGTTTCTGAAACAATTTCTGCTGTACTTTAATCTTTACCAGCCCGGAATGACCGTGCAGGAGATGCGGGACATGAAAATTGCGCTAGAAGATAGCTTGAACGTTAGACGCTTTTTCCCGTGGAAAGGTGAAACCGTAGAATGTTGCTGGTGCGCTTGCCATTCGAAAACGAAGTAA
- the LOC120957030 gene encoding COP9 signalosome complex subunit 8, translating into MLSEKIRQLTLVLEKHELEAPGGIVSIQLYSELFAAYLYQNDLANARFLWKRIPQNMKAGNGELEQMYKVYVALWNNNTAAFYKAINHDWSKHVSELMFELKEKFQQETIALIGRAYSSIFENVFAEMTNQTPDMIEDTCKSLSWEIVPGAYPRLIIPKRTVDEKPIVVGAEAQLHRLTDFVSFLEN; encoded by the exons ATGCTTTCGGAAAAGATACGACAGCTAACATTGGTGCTAGAAAAACACGAACTAGAG GCCCCCGGCGGAATCGTCTCCATTCAGCTATATTCGGAACTATTTGCGGCCTATCTTTATCAAAATGATCT TGCAAATGCTCGGTTTCTTTGGAAGCGCATCCCGCAGAACATGAAAGCCGGAAACGGGGAGCTCGAACAGATGTACAAAGTGTACGTAGCGCTGTGGAACAACAACACGGCCGCCTTCTACAAAGCCATCAACCACGACTGGTCCAAGCACGTGTCCGAGCTAATGTTTGAGCTGAAGGAGAAATTCCAACAGGAAACGATCGCACTCATCGGCCGCGCGTACAGCTCCATCTTCGAGAACGTGTTCGCCGAAATGACCAACCAGACGCCGGACATGATCGAGGACACGTGCAAATCGCTGAGCTGGGAAATCGTGCCCGGGGCCTATCCACGATTGATCATACCAAAGCGAACGGTGGACGAGAAGCCGATCGTGGTCGGTGCGGAAGCGCAGCTGCACCGGTTGACCGACTTTGTGTCGTTCCTCGAGAACTGA
- the LOC120957029 gene encoding MPN domain-containing protein CG4751 codes for MSTKASEEESSSHLDESDIPDEFNDDDADKLGYFPGKTITLQMLLGANVLQPGKGAMTIEYLGQKFVGDLLADGKIKSQETETIFCSPSAWAIYCKRIINPDKKSGCGWASVKYKGRKLDAYKAAYYKKQQKERDQKEDLPAEDPVEELEEDKTAMEPPPARRNIVSHNTISNRNIMHDSNTLIEAVPFTAIGKMQPFLVTVSTSTLLVMDFHCHLTNYEVCGYLGGTWDINAHNLSITHAFPCRNTRHDRDKAALCELQIQKLMIKKNINLVGWYHSHPRFPVQPTLRDCDAQLDYQIRMRGPTEASYIPCIGFICSPYDDQNSALESNVMSFWVMPPPENRPAEYGRPMLMSYTLVQDETLSEDVKEEMMLTVDYYKQFKRELINFQSLYINDVPYIEKLRKSLTPRFPRDSTSGHFWNWIRELLGLEPEDIPEVVVIPDPPPPPPVALSSADHHHHSDGTKLNDDVTIVSTTPATNCPPQPVVVNLVHSAEESSITTEAKNEDDFDGASEMGDSDVISLKDDDGKPTGPSIAVPSLQAQLKRPSGLNMTPSPLSSSLVVLPTNSQPGGNNGGPGTAPQTTATNLTMNSGAGTGTGGGAGMANNHHLHAMSQQQQQASAGGQQQHQPGQMMPLGANSLTTTNTSSPRDSPITIPSNSASPAKFEMPVRASPSPAKSDTSSCRSRARNSPAPSPGKLSIGDILGSAAGGAGGGNRGSPTLSSLIGPSAGGGGGAGGAGSAGAGSNIHDLYAATFASLGSALPSNLLSQDYAALFGQGAGGQQGGKRGDEYGLSALTALAQVAAASGLSNSQINETLLHSLNRSISSKAAASGSSVATSAASTITSNSGSSGGANAASSSAGGLPPIPNMKEFMQQLEKGNLSLFMQSQYGNPLAGMAGLTSASPGTSGAAAGGAGGGSPSTGKSGRSGKSRSKASQLQQQQQAAAAAAVAAQQQLQQAQQALLQHQSMMEYADFSSKFDQGKLADLMKSPEYSQMLLQQAQALGNLGSEISIIKKPSSGKGGGSAKDHSGGQMGSMGGGGGGGGGGTGGGANTPNSSLSTATASAAKKEAAAASELITKLRTVFSTDAYLPPVPTTADINLLVEQSQKYPVVQQILNSGNVDDIQVLLKAQSLSNNQLDFAAFLNHTSGGGSGGGGTNGNSALNLGMLAGGGGGGDGQSPSGKSSSAGSKGGGGMKDSDMAAAMNPYLGVPNLSALFEPIQRMGGSGGGGKSGGKGDKASKAAAAAAAAAAAAAVSSGSITNPADMLNSLFTSAVGAGGAPPSAADMNALLYSQAVAAAAAAGGKGMPDLNLLFGGAAGMPNAATGSPGGGASSSPQGGSGGSGGGGSNSGGKGSSAAAAAAAAAAAANLDYLSMFPNFSAAAAGKMPDMSALFAQDKYEIPDPLSKATLEANNMYLAPSASLLKLHQEAFNSMLMKPPKSSSSSTASSTGKLEAQTPPPPPPQGAGSAPSATGASLVPSPGARLTPTKSASRESPSLGGAGGGTGGSSKYNFSAVDLAVSSVVPLAASSPLGSAAADLSRKASSQTPPVDMSRASPAIPGTAAASNTAGSGTTSPGGGSGSGGMILPPYKKRMEFASIADLVAAPPAKIPKMSTENLDP; via the exons ATGTCAACAAAAGCAAGCGAAGAGGAATCGTCCTCCCATCTGGACGAGAGCGACATTCCGGACGAGTTTAACGATGAT GATGCCGACAAGTTGGGATACTTTCCGGGCAAAACGATCACGCTGCAGATGCTGCTCGGTGCGAACGTGCTGCAGCCCGGCAAGGGTGCCATGACGATTGAGTATTTG GGTCAAAAGTTCGTCGGCGATCTGCTGGCGGACGGGAAAATAAAGTCGCAGGAAACGGAAACCATCTTCTGCTCGCCGAGCGCTTGGGCCATCTACTGCAAGCGCATCATCAATCCGGACAAAAAGTCGGGCTGCGGGTGGGCGTCGGTCAAGTACAAGGGCCGGAAGCTGGATGCGTACAAGGCGGCGTACTACaagaagcagcagaaggaaCGCGACCAGAAGGAGGACCTGCCGGCTGAAG ATCCAGTAGAGGAGCTGGAGGAAGACAAAACGGCAATGGAACCACCGCCGGCCCGGCGGAACATCGTCTCACACAACACCATCAGCAATCGGAACATCATGCA TGACTCGAACACACTCATCGAGGCGGTCCCGTTCACCGCGATCGGCAAGATGCAACCGTTCCTCGTGACCGTCAGCACCTCGACGCTGCTGGTGATGGATTTCCACTGCCATCTGACCAACTACGAGGTGTGCGGGTATCTCGGCGGCACGTGGGACATCAATGCGCACAACCTGTCGATCACGCATGCCTTCCCGTGCCGGAACACGCGGCACGATCGCGACAAGGCGGCGCTCTGCGAGCTGCAGATACAGAAGCTGATGATCAAGAAGAACATCAATCTGGTCGGCTGGTACCATTCGCATCCACGGTTCCCGGTGCAGCCCACGTTGCGCGACTGCGACGCACAGCTGGACTACCAGATACGGATGCGTGGTCCGACGGAAGCGTCCTACATTCCCTGCATTGGATTCATTTGCT CCCCGTACGACGATCAAAACAGTGCGCTGGAGTCGAACGTGATGTCGTTCTGGGTGATGCCGCCGCCGGAAAACCGGCCCGCCGAGTACGGCCGCCCGATGCTGATGTCGTACACGCTCGTCCAGGACGAAACGCTCTCCGAGGACGTGAAGGAGGAGATGATGCTAACCGTCGACTACTACAAACAGTTCAAGCGCGAGCTGATCAACTTCCAATCGCTCTACATCAACGACGTGCCGTACATCGAGAAGCTGCGGAAATCGCTCACACCGCGCTTCCCGCGCGACTCCACCTCGGGCCACTTTTGGAACTGGATCCGGGAGCTGCTCGGGCTGGAGCCGGAAGACATCCCGGAGGTGGTGGTCATACCggatccaccaccaccaccacccgttGCGCTGTCTTCGGCggaccatcatcaccattcgGACGGCACGAAGCTAAACGACGATGTGACGATCGTTTCCACGACTCCCGCCACGAACTGTCCGCCCCAGCCGGTGGTCGTGAATTTGGTGCACAGTGCGGAGGAAAGCAGCATCACGACGGAGGCGAAGAATGAGGACGATTTCGACGGTGCTTCCGAGATGGGCGATTCGGACGTAATTTCGCTGAAGGACGACGACGGCAAACCGACCGGCCCGTCCATTGCCGTGCCGAGCCTGCAGGCACAGTTGAAGCGTCCCTCGGGACTGAACATGACGCCGTCGCCACTGTCCAGCTCGCTCGTGGTGCTGCCGACCAATAGCCAGCCGGGTGGCAATAATGGTGGACCGGGGACGGCCCCTCAAACGACCGCTACCAACCTCACGATGAATAGTGGCGCTGGCACTggcactggtggtggtgcggggATGGCAAACAATCACCATCTTCATGCAAtgtcacagcagcagcagcaggcgtcGGCCggcggacagcagcagcaccagccggGTCAGATGATGCCGCTCGGCGCGAACTCGCTCACAACCACCAACACATCGTCGCCGCGGGACAGTCCCATCACGATACCGTCGAACTCGGCCAGCCCGGCCAAGTTCGAGATGCCCGTCCGGGCCAGTCCGTCCCCGGCCAAGTCGGACACGTCGTCGTGCCGTAGCCGGGCGCGCAATTCGCCCGCCCCCAGCCCGGGCAAGCTGTCGATCGGTGACATCCTGGGCAGTGCGGCCGGTGGCGCCGGCGGAGGCAATCGGGGCAGTCCCACCCTAAGCTCGCTGATTGGCCCGTCggctggtggcggtggtggagcgGGTGGAGCAGGTAGCGCTGGTGCCGGTAGCAACATTCACGATCTGTATGCGGCGACCTTCGCGTCGCTCGGCAGTGCGCTGCCCTCGAACCTGCTGTCCCAGGACTATGCCGCCCTGTTCGGGCAGGGCGCGGGCGGCCAGCAGGGTGGCAAGCGGGGCGACGAGTATGGCCTGTCCGCGCTGACCGCGCTGGCGCAGGTGGCGGCCGCCTCCGGCCTCTCCAACTCGCAGATCAACGAAACGCTGCTGCACAGCCTCAACCGTAGCATATCGTCCAAGGCGGCCGCCAGTGGATCGAGCGTGGCGACGTCGGCCGCCTCCACCATCACCTCCAACAGTGGCTCGTCCGGCGGTGCCAACGCCGCCTCGTCGTCGGCCGGCGGGCTGCCCCCGATACCGAACATGAAGGAGTTCATGCAGCAGCTGGAGAAGGGCAACCTGAGCCTGTTCATGCAGTCGCAGTACGGCAATCCGCTGGCCGGCATGGCGGGCCTCACGTCCGCCAGTCCGGGCACTTCCGGCGCGGCAGCGGGTGGGGCGGGCGGTGGAAGCCCCAGCACGGGCAAATCGGGCCGGTCGGGCAAATCGCGCTCGAAGGCGagccagctgcagcagcagcagcaggcggcggcggccgcagcCGTCGCtgcccagcagcagctacagcaggCACAGCAAGCGCTCCTGCAGCACCAGTCGATGATGGAGTATGCCGACTTTTCGTCCAAGTTCGATCAGGGCAAGCTGGCCGACCTGATGAAATCGCCCGAGTACTCGcagatgctgctgcagcaagcGCAAGCGCTCGGCAATTTGGGCAGCGAAATTTCCATCATCAAGAAACCGTCGTCTGGGAAGGGCGGTGGCAGCGCGAAGGACCACTCCGGCGGCCAGATGGGCTCGATGGGaggcggtggtggaggtggaggaggaggcacAGGAGGAGGAGCAAACACGCCCAACTCGTCCCTCTCGACGGCAACGGCATCGGCCGCCAAGAAGGAGGCCGCAGCGGCGAGCGAACTCATCACGAAGCTGCGCACCGTGTTTTCGACCGACGCGTACCTGCCGCCCGTCCCGACGACGGCCGACATCAATCTGCTGGTGGAGCAGTCGCAAAAGTATCCGGTGGTGCAGCAGATCCTCAACTCGGGCAACGTGGACGACATCCAGGTGCTGCTGAAGGCGCAATCGCTCTCGAACAATCAGCTCGACTTTGCCGCCTTTCTCAACCACACCAGCGGTGGTGGttccggcggcggcggcacgaATGGCAACAGTGCGCTCAATCTCGGCATGCtggcgggtggtggtggtggtggtgatggacAATCTCCGTCGGGTAAATCGTCCTCTGCCGGCTCGAAGGGCGGCGGCGGGATGAAGGACAGTGATATGGCGGCGGCAATGAATCCTTACCTGGGCGTACCGAACCTGTCCGCCCTGTTCGAACCGATCCAACGTATGGGTGGTTCTGGAGGTGGAGGTAAGTCCGGTGGCAAGGGCGATAAGGCATCGAAAGCGGCGgctgcagcggcagcagcggcggcggcggccgcagtGAGCAGCGGTTCCATCACCAATCCGGCCGACATGCTGAACAGTTTGTTCACGTCGGCGGTCGGTGCTGGCGGAGCCCCGCCGAGTGCGGCCGACATGAACGCGCTGCTGTACAGTCAGGCCgtggcagcagcggcagccgcCGGTGGCAAGGGTATGCCCGACTTGAACCTTCTGTTCGGTGGCGCCGCAGGAATGCCAAACGCGGCCACTGGCTCACCGGGTGGTGGTGCCAGCAGTTCCCCGCAAGGTGGGTCCGGTGGATCGGGCGGCGGTGGTTCGAACAGTGGCGGCAAAGGCTCGTCAGCGGCAGCTGCGgccgcagcagccgccgccgccgccaaccTGGACTATCTGTCCATGTTCCCGAACTTCTCGGCGGCCGCGGCCGGCAAGATGCCCGACATGTCCGCCCTGTTCGCACAGGACAAGTACGAAATACCGGACCCGCTGTCGAAGGCCACCCTCGAGGCGAACAACATGTACTTGGCCCCGTCCGCCtcgctgctgaagctgcaccAGGAAGCGTTCAACTCGATGCTGATGAAGCCGCCGaaatcgtcctcctcctcgaccgCCTCGTCGACGGGCAAGCTGGAGGCGCAaacgccgccaccaccgccgccgcagGGCGCTGGCTCGGCCCCTTCGGCGACCGGGGCATCGCTCGTACCGTCGCCCGGCGCACGCCTCACGCCGACCAAATCGGCCAGCCGCGAAAGCCCCTCGCTCGGGGGGGCGGGTGGCGGTACGGGCGGCAGCTCCAAGTACAACTTTTCCGCCGTCGATTTGGCCGTCTCGAGCGTCGTGCCGCTGGCCGCCAGCTCGCCGCTCGGGTCTGCCGCCGCCGATCTGTCGCGGAAAGCTTCCTCGCAAACGCCACCGGTCGACATGTCGCGCGCGTCGCCCGCCATCCCGGGCACCGCTGCTGCCAGCAACACCGCCGGGTCGGGCACAACGTCACCGGGGGGCGGTAGCGGCAGTGGCGGCATGATACTGCCACCGTACAAGAAGCGGATGGAGTTTGCGTCGATTGCGGATCTCGTGGCGGCACCGCCGGCCAAGATACCGAAAATGTCCACCGAAAATTTGGACCCGTGA